In one Neobacillus sp. CF12 genomic region, the following are encoded:
- a CDS encoding phosphatase PAP2 family protein encodes MNLKVSLTRAFFISLVSLMAFSFVAILIRADKIVDFDHTIIRAVQSQEFLFLTKIMEFFTVVGSTQVVIVLCLLIIFFLYKVLHHRKELILFIAVVAGSPLLNLLLKEIFQRARPDLHRLIEIGGYSFPSGHAMNAFTVYGILTFLLWRHIFTRTGRTLLLLFSAFVVFMIGVSRIYLGVHYPSDVIGGYFASGFWLATSIWFFQWYMERQPHLASRMLKRS; translated from the coding sequence ATGAATTTGAAGGTTTCACTTACTCGTGCTTTTTTTATTAGTTTGGTATCGCTCATGGCTTTTAGCTTTGTGGCGATTCTTATAAGGGCAGACAAGATTGTTGATTTTGATCATACCATTATTCGTGCTGTCCAATCTCAAGAGTTTCTTTTCTTGACCAAGATCATGGAGTTTTTTACTGTGGTTGGGTCTACGCAAGTTGTGATTGTATTATGTTTACTGATTATCTTTTTTCTTTATAAGGTCCTGCACCACCGTAAAGAATTGATATTATTTATTGCTGTAGTGGCCGGGTCGCCTTTACTGAACTTATTGCTTAAAGAAATCTTCCAAAGAGCACGTCCTGATTTACATCGCCTGATAGAAATTGGTGGATATAGCTTTCCAAGTGGTCATGCGATGAATGCCTTTACGGTGTATGGAATTCTAACCTTCCTACTATGGCGGCATATTTTCACTCGAACAGGTCGGACCCTATTATTGCTTTTTAGTGCCTTTGTTGTCTTCATGATAGGGGTGAGCAGGATTTATTTAGGTGTTCACTACCCTAGTGATGTAATTGGCGGGTATTTCGCCAGTGGTTTCTGGCTGGCAACATCCATTTGGTTCTTTCAATGGTATATGGAAAGACAACCGCATCTGGCTAGTAGGATGCTAAAAAGATCTTAA
- a CDS encoding FAD-dependent monooxygenase, with product MNLQADVCIVGGGPAGTLLGHLLAKNGVSTIIIERSAGVNRQFRGEHINAETEAILKEHQLFKRIEELGILKMKKVEYFSGRKIVKSITPGNHEDHVGIHVPQGHLLTAIIEESEENKHFQLLFNTTVKELIQDDQGYYTGVKAIQNGEEILISSKVTVGADGRYSTVRKLAKIPTVEMTHGYDVLWAKIPAPAGWEPTTRMVLVNGHQLALFSQTGGLIQIGWNIAEGSFPTLRKESLQPFLDPLIESFPELEESIKEHLQSWNNFVCLKVQSSRCETWVEDGLILIGDAAHTMTPTGAIGINCGMKDAHILAPILTKAIEEKDISAGQLKIFEMNRKNEIKTQQIMQVLQETTFSEKFA from the coding sequence ATGAACTTACAAGCAGATGTTTGTATCGTTGGCGGCGGACCTGCAGGGACATTACTCGGACATTTATTAGCTAAAAACGGGGTATCGACCATTATTATTGAACGATCTGCTGGAGTTAATCGTCAATTCAGAGGCGAGCATATTAATGCCGAAACAGAGGCAATTCTAAAAGAACATCAATTATTTAAGAGAATAGAAGAGCTTGGGATTCTAAAAATGAAAAAAGTAGAATACTTCTCTGGTAGAAAGATAGTAAAGAGTATCACCCCTGGAAACCACGAAGATCATGTAGGAATTCATGTGCCTCAAGGACATTTATTAACAGCTATTATCGAAGAGTCAGAAGAAAACAAACATTTTCAACTATTATTTAACACCACTGTTAAAGAACTGATTCAAGATGATCAAGGTTACTACACAGGCGTGAAAGCCATACAGAATGGGGAAGAAATTCTCATTTCTAGCAAGGTAACGGTAGGTGCAGATGGCCGATATTCAACCGTTAGAAAGTTAGCAAAAATTCCTACTGTTGAAATGACTCATGGATATGATGTATTGTGGGCGAAAATTCCTGCTCCAGCAGGATGGGAACCTACAACTAGAATGGTACTGGTAAATGGACATCAGTTGGCATTATTTTCACAGACGGGGGGCCTCATCCAAATCGGCTGGAATATTGCCGAAGGATCATTTCCAACCTTGAGGAAAGAATCTTTGCAGCCATTTCTTGATCCATTGATAGAAAGTTTTCCGGAACTAGAGGAAAGTATTAAAGAGCACCTTCAATCTTGGAATAACTTTGTCTGTCTAAAGGTGCAAAGCTCTCGATGCGAAACATGGGTAGAGGACGGATTAATCCTCATAGGGGATGCTGCACATACAATGACACCAACAGGTGCAATCGGAATTAATTGTGGAATGAAAGACGCTCATATCTTAGCACCAATCCTTACCAAAGCCATAGAAGAAAAAGATATAAGTGCAGGCCAACTGAAAATATTCGAAATGAACAGAAAAAATGAAATCAAAACCCAACAAATCATGCAAGTACTGCAAGAAACAACATTTTCTGAGAAGTTCGCATAA